One region of Roseovarius faecimaris genomic DNA includes:
- a CDS encoding NADH-quinone oxidoreductase subunit M, with product MDNLLSITTFIPAIAALILGVFLRGDDEAANRNAKWVALIATSLTFLVSLFILAGFDPDDTGFQFVEEHTWLLGLKYKMGVDGISVLFVLLTTFMMPLTIAASWNVTVRVKEYMIAFLVLETLMLGVFMALDLVLFYLFFEAGLIPMFLIIGIWGGKERIYASFKFFLYTFLGSVLMLVAMVAMFAEAGTTDIPTLMNHTFASDSFSVLGVHIVGGMQTLMFLAFFASFAVKMPMWPVHTWLPDAHVQAPTAGSVVLAAILLKMGGYGFLRFSLPMFPVGSEVMTPLVLWMSAIAIVYTSLVALAQEDMKKLIAYSSVAHMGYVTMGIFAANQQGIDGAIFQMLSHGFISGALFLCVGVIYDRMHTREIDAYGGLVNRMPAYALIFMLFTMANVGLPGTSGFIGEFLTLVGIFQVNTWVALVATSGVILSAAYALWLYRRVVLGDLIKESLKSISDMSGRERAIFAPLVVMTLLLGVYPSLVTDIIGPSVAALIDNYDTALAAAETANQTASAAQ from the coding sequence ATGGATAACCTTCTTTCGATCACCACCTTCATCCCCGCCATCGCGGCCCTGATCCTGGGCGTTTTCCTGCGGGGCGATGACGAGGCCGCCAATCGCAACGCCAAATGGGTGGCGCTGATTGCCACCTCGCTGACCTTCCTGGTGTCGCTCTTTATCCTCGCGGGCTTTGACCCCGACGATACCGGCTTCCAGTTCGTGGAAGAGCATACCTGGCTTCTGGGGCTGAAATACAAGATGGGCGTCGATGGAATCAGCGTGCTGTTCGTGTTGCTGACCACCTTCATGATGCCGCTCACCATTGCTGCCTCGTGGAATGTGACGGTGCGGGTGAAGGAATACATGATTGCCTTCCTCGTGCTTGAGACGCTGATGCTGGGCGTGTTCATGGCGCTCGATCTGGTGCTCTTCTACCTCTTCTTCGAGGCAGGTCTGATCCCGATGTTCCTGATCATCGGCATCTGGGGCGGCAAGGAGCGGATCTATGCCAGCTTCAAGTTCTTCCTCTACACTTTCCTCGGCTCGGTGCTGATGCTGGTGGCGATGGTGGCGATGTTCGCCGAGGCGGGCACCACCGACATCCCGACGCTGATGAACCACACCTTTGCCTCCGACAGCTTCTCGGTGCTGGGCGTGCATATCGTGGGGGGCATGCAGACGCTGATGTTCCTCGCCTTCTTCGCCAGCTTCGCGGTGAAGATGCCGATGTGGCCGGTGCACACATGGCTGCCCGATGCTCACGTGCAGGCGCCCACCGCGGGCTCGGTCGTTCTGGCGGCGATCCTGCTGAAGATGGGCGGCTATGGTTTCCTGCGCTTCTCCCTGCCGATGTTCCCTGTGGGCTCGGAGGTGATGACGCCGCTGGTCCTGTGGATGTCGGCCATCGCCATCGTCTACACCTCGCTGGTCGCACTGGCGCAGGAGGACATGAAAAAGCTCATCGCCTACAGTTCTGTGGCCCATATGGGGTATGTCACCATGGGCATCTTTGCGGCCAACCAGCAGGGCATTGACGGGGCGATCTTCCAGATGCTCAGCCACGGCTTCATCTCCGGCGCGCTCTTCCTCTGCGTCGGGGTGATCTATGACCGGATGCACACCCGCGAGATCGACGCCTATGGCGGCCTCGTAAACCGGATGCCCGCCTATGCGCTGATCTTCATGCTTTTCACCATGGCCAATGTCGGCCTGCCGGGTACCTCGGGCTTTATCGGGGAGTTCCTGACGCTGGTGGGCATCTTCCAGGTCAACACCTGGGTGGCTCTGGTGGCCACGTCGGGTGTGATCCTGTCGGCGGCCTATGCGCTCTGGCTCTATCGTCGGGTGGTGCTGGGCGATCTGATCAAGGAAAGCCTCAAGAGCATTTCGGACATGTCCGGGCGCGAGCGCGCGATCTTTGCGCCGCTCGTGGTGATGACGCTGCTCCTCGGGGTCTACCCGAGCCTTGTGACCGATATCATCGGGCCGTCCGTTGCGGCCTTGATCGACAATTACGACACGGCGCTGGCCGCGGCAGAGACCGCGAACCAGACCGCAAGTGCCGCGCAGTAA
- the nuoN gene encoding NADH-quinone oxidoreductase subunit NuoN, whose amino-acid sequence MQADLNVILPEIILSVYAIAALLGAVYTGKDRMAGMLLWLTAALFVAVALWIGSTANGTREAFGGMFVDDGFARFAKVTILLSAAAILVLGQEYMARRNLMRFEYPLLIALCAVGMMMMVSAGDLMALYMGLELQSLALYVVASLRRDSAKSTEAGLKYFVLGALSSGLLLYGCSLVYGYAGTTLFSGIITSAQDQAPIGLLLGLVFVMSGLAFKVSAVPFHMWTPDVYEGAPTPITAFFATAPKMAAMALFARVMHDAFGNVVGDWQQIVALLALLSMFLGAVAAIGQTDIKRLMAYSSIAHMGFALMGLAAGTAFGVQAMLIYMAIYVTMNIGTFAFILSMERDGQPVTDIASLNMYSRAHPTRAFAMLILLFSLAGVPPLLGFFGKLYVLRAAYEGGLAWLAIAGVIASVIGAFYYLRIVYYMYFGEEGDGLETGKSPVQWGFLMVSAAIMLLGIINMFGVEGMAQAAAATLVN is encoded by the coding sequence ATGCAGGCCGACCTGAACGTAATCCTGCCCGAGATCATCCTCTCGGTCTATGCGATCGCAGCGCTCCTGGGCGCGGTCTATACAGGCAAGGACCGGATGGCGGGGATGCTGCTCTGGCTCACCGCGGCGCTTTTCGTGGCTGTGGCGCTTTGGATCGGATCCACCGCGAACGGCACGCGTGAGGCCTTTGGCGGCATGTTTGTCGATGACGGGTTCGCCCGATTTGCCAAGGTGACGATCCTGCTGTCCGCCGCGGCCATTCTGGTGCTGGGACAGGAATACATGGCCCGCCGCAACCTGATGCGGTTTGAGTATCCGCTGCTTATCGCGCTTTGTGCGGTCGGTATGATGATGATGGTCAGCGCGGGCGACCTGATGGCGCTTTACATGGGGCTGGAGCTACAATCGCTTGCGCTTTATGTGGTGGCCTCCCTGCGGCGCGACAGCGCCAAGTCCACCGAGGCCGGCCTGAAGTATTTCGTTCTGGGCGCGCTCAGCTCGGGCCTGCTGCTGTATGGCTGCTCTCTGGTTTATGGCTATGCCGGCACAACGCTCTTCTCGGGCATCATCACCTCGGCACAGGATCAGGCCCCGATCGGGCTGCTTCTGGGGCTGGTCTTCGTGATGTCGGGCCTTGCGTTCAAGGTCTCGGCCGTGCCCTTCCACATGTGGACGCCCGACGTCTACGAAGGGGCGCCCACACCGATCACCGCCTTTTTTGCCACCGCGCCCAAGATGGCCGCCATGGCGCTTTTCGCGCGTGTCATGCATGACGCCTTTGGCAATGTGGTGGGCGACTGGCAACAGATCGTGGCGCTGCTGGCGCTTCTGTCGATGTTCCTCGGCGCTGTTGCCGCTATCGGGCAGACCGATATCAAGCGGCTGATGGCCTATTCCTCGATCGCGCATATGGGCTTTGCCCTGATGGGCCTTGCCGCCGGGACGGCCTTTGGTGTGCAGGCGATGCTGATCTATATGGCCATCTATGTGACGATGAATATCGGCACCTTCGCCTTCATCCTGTCGATGGAGCGTGACGGCCAGCCGGTGACGGATATCGCCAGCCTGAACATGTATTCCCGCGCCCATCCGACCCGCGCCTTCGCGATGCTGATCCTGCTGTTCAGCCTCGCCGGTGTGCCGCCGCTGCTGGGCTTCTTCGGCAAGCTTTATGTGCTGCGCGCGGCTTATGAAGGTGGGCTGGCCTGGCTTGCCATTGCGGGGGTGATCGCGTCGGTGATCGGTGCGTTCTATTACCTGCGAATCGTCTATTACATGTATTTCGGCGAGGAAGGCGACGGCCTGGAAACCGGCAAATCCCCGGTGCAATGGGGCTTCCTGATGGTGTCGGCGGCGATCATGCTTCTCGGCATTATCAACATGTTCGGGGTCGAGGGCATGGCGCAGGCGGCGGCGGCGACCCTGGTCAACTGA
- a CDS encoding biotin--[acetyl-CoA-carboxylase] ligase — MKAVWPSGYGRRVLAEVDSTNAEAARIAGTLAGPEWILALHQTAARGRRGRAWANPEGNFAATLVMRPEGSAEQMALRSFVASLALYDACVAVTGRSAGLALKWPNDVLLNGGKLAGILLESAGSAAGLSHFMIGIGVNLREAPGADQVEPGAVRPVSLLSETGVAVTPEAFLDVLAAAFARHEAQFTELGFAPIRRLWLDRAAKLGEVITARTARDEITGTFQTVDEAGNLVLLSGKTRHAIPAAEVFF, encoded by the coding sequence ATGAAAGCGGTGTGGCCATCTGGATATGGGAGGCGTGTGCTGGCCGAAGTGGACAGCACCAATGCCGAGGCCGCACGGATTGCAGGCACGCTGGCGGGGCCTGAATGGATTCTGGCGCTTCACCAGACCGCGGCGCGCGGGCGGCGCGGGCGGGCCTGGGCCAATCCGGAGGGGAATTTCGCGGCCACGCTGGTGATGCGGCCCGAGGGCAGTGCGGAGCAGATGGCGCTGCGCTCTTTCGTGGCGTCGCTGGCGCTCTATGATGCCTGTGTCGCGGTGACCGGACGCAGCGCGGGACTGGCGCTGAAATGGCCCAATGATGTGTTGCTGAACGGTGGCAAGCTGGCTGGTATCCTGCTGGAGAGCGCCGGAAGTGCCGCGGGGCTGAGCCATTTCATGATCGGTATCGGGGTGAACCTGCGTGAAGCGCCGGGCGCGGATCAGGTGGAGCCGGGGGCTGTGCGGCCTGTCTCCTTGCTGTCCGAAACCGGTGTCGCGGTCACGCCCGAGGCGTTTCTGGACGTTCTGGCGGCGGCCTTTGCCCGCCATGAGGCGCAATTCACCGAGCTTGGTTTTGCGCCGATCCGCAGGCTCTGGCTCGACCGGGCGGCAAAGCTGGGCGAGGTGATCACCGCCCGAACGGCCCGCGACGAGATCACCGGAACGTTTCAAACGGTGGACGAGGCGGGCAATCTTGTTCTATTGAGCGGCAAAACCCGGCATGCCATTCCGGCGGCCGAAGTCTTTTTCTGA
- a CDS encoding type III pantothenate kinase, translating into MLLAIDCGNTNTVFAIWDGTEFICTLRTSTHHARTADAYFTWYSTLVKHYGIEVDITDVIISSTVPRVVFNLRVFADRFFGCRPLVVGKPECALPHEPKVDEGTIVGPDRLVNAAGAFDRHGGDLIVVDFGTATTFDVVSKDGNYIGGVIAPGVNLSLEALHMAAAALPHVDISKPQNVIGTNTVACMQSGVFWGYIGLVKEICDRIKAEREREMTVIGTGGLAPLFAETEELFDVIEDDLTMHGLTVIHEYNKALG; encoded by the coding sequence ATGCTTCTGGCCATTGATTGCGGCAATACCAACACCGTTTTTGCGATCTGGGACGGGACCGAGTTCATCTGCACCTTGCGGACCTCGACCCACCATGCGCGCACGGCGGATGCCTATTTTACATGGTATTCCACGCTGGTGAAGCATTACGGGATCGAGGTGGATATCACCGATGTAATCATCTCGTCCACGGTGCCGCGGGTGGTGTTCAACCTGCGGGTTTTTGCCGACCGGTTCTTTGGCTGTCGTCCCCTGGTGGTGGGCAAGCCCGAATGCGCGCTGCCGCATGAGCCGAAAGTGGATGAGGGCACGATCGTGGGGCCGGACCGGCTGGTCAATGCGGCGGGGGCGTTTGACCGGCATGGTGGCGATCTGATCGTGGTGGATTTCGGTACGGCCACGACATTCGATGTGGTCTCGAAGGACGGAAATTACATCGGCGGGGTGATCGCGCCGGGGGTCAACCTGAGCCTGGAGGCGCTGCATATGGCGGCGGCCGCCTTGCCGCATGTGGATATCTCGAAGCCGCAAAATGTCATTGGAACCAACACGGTAGCCTGTATGCAATCGGGTGTGTTCTGGGGCTATATCGGGCTGGTCAAGGAAATCTGCGACCGGATCAAGGCGGAGCGCGAGCGCGAGATGACGGTGATCGGCACTGGCGGGCTGGCGCCATTGTTTGCCGAGACGGAAGAGTTGTTCGATGTGATCGAGGACGATCTGACGATGCACGGGCTGACCGTCATCCATGAGTATAACAAGGCGTTGGGATAA
- a CDS encoding ribonuclease J: MSSERVIYLPLGGAGEIGMNAYVYGVGQPGQERLILVDLGVTFPDMDGSPGVDLILPDIQWLKERREQLEAIFITHAHEDHVGALAHFWGDLGAPVYARAFTANIARRKMEEHGHPERAVTTVSPWPETVQAGPFTVGFVPISHSIPESSGLVIDVAGQRLVHSGDFKIDHAPVVGEPFDEDAWKQIGAAGVLALMCDSTNVFNAHGGRSESALGPEIEKLVAGCKGMVVATTFASNVARVKTLAEAAQAAGRSVCLLGRAMRRMIEASVETGVLTGFPRTISPEEVKEIPRENVMLIVTGSQGERRAASAQLSNGKYQGITLKEGDTFLFSSKTIPGNERGVARIMNNFSEMGVDVVDESGGLYHVSGHANRPDLSTMHKLVNPKLVVPMHGEHRHLREHVKLSKSNGFKGILAPNGTMIDLGGETPTVAEYVETGRTYLDGSVQIGALDGIVRDRIRMALNGHVMVNVILDEDDEPLGEPWCEIRGLAETGVSRAPLVDVLEEDLSQYLGRAGSKTLMDDDKLEDGLRKIARNTAQGEIGKKPEVTVVISRLSA; this comes from the coding sequence ATGAGCAGTGAACGGGTGATCTATCTGCCTCTGGGTGGGGCGGGCGAGATCGGGATGAATGCCTATGTCTACGGGGTTGGCCAGCCGGGGCAGGAGCGGCTGATCCTGGTGGATCTGGGTGTGACCTTTCCGGACATGGATGGCAGCCCCGGTGTTGATCTGATTTTGCCGGATATTCAATGGCTTAAAGAGCGTCGTGAACAGCTGGAGGCGATCTTCATCACCCATGCGCATGAGGATCATGTGGGCGCTCTGGCGCATTTCTGGGGGGATCTGGGCGCGCCGGTTTATGCCCGTGCCTTCACCGCCAATATCGCCCGGCGCAAGATGGAGGAGCATGGCCATCCGGAGCGGGCGGTCACCACGGTTTCGCCCTGGCCGGAAACCGTGCAGGCGGGGCCCTTCACCGTGGGGTTTGTTCCTATTTCTCATTCAATTCCAGAGAGTTCCGGACTGGTGATCGACGTGGCCGGGCAGCGCCTGGTGCATTCGGGCGACTTCAAGATCGACCATGCGCCGGTTGTGGGCGAGCCGTTTGACGAGGATGCCTGGAAACAGATCGGCGCGGCTGGCGTGCTGGCGCTCATGTGCGATTCTACCAATGTTTTCAATGCACATGGGGGGCGTTCTGAAAGTGCGCTTGGCCCGGAAATCGAGAAACTCGTCGCCGGATGCAAGGGGATGGTGGTGGCCACGACCTTTGCCAGTAACGTGGCGCGGGTAAAGACGCTGGCCGAAGCGGCACAGGCGGCGGGGCGGTCGGTGTGTTTGCTGGGCCGTGCGATGCGGCGGATGATCGAGGCCTCGGTGGAAACAGGCGTGCTTACCGGCTTTCCGCGCACGATAAGCCCCGAGGAAGTAAAGGAAATTCCCCGCGAGAACGTGATGCTGATCGTCACGGGAAGCCAGGGGGAGCGGCGCGCGGCGAGTGCGCAGCTGAGCAATGGCAAATATCAGGGGATCACGCTTAAGGAGGGGGACACGTTCCTCTTCAGCTCCAAGACCATTCCGGGGAACGAACGCGGGGTGGCCAGAATCATGAATAATTTCAGTGAGATGGGCGTCGATGTTGTGGACGAATCCGGCGGGCTCTATCACGTGTCGGGCCATGCCAACCGGCCGGATCTGAGCACGATGCACAAGCTGGTCAATCCGAAGCTGGTGGTGCCCATGCATGGCGAGCATCGGCATCTGCGGGAACATGTAAAACTGAGCAAATCCAACGGGTTCAAAGGCATTCTTGCACCGAATGGCACGATGATTGACCTCGGCGGCGAAACACCCACAGTGGCCGAGTATGTCGAGACCGGGCGGACCTATCTGGATGGCTCGGTCCAGATCGGGGCGCTGGACGGGATCGTGCGCGACCGTATTCGTATGGCGCTGAACGGGCATGTGATGGTGAATGTGATCCTTGATGAGGATGATGAGCCGTTGGGCGAACCCTGGTGTGAAATCAGAGGCTTGGCGGAGACAGGTGTCAGCCGAGCACCGCTGGTGGATGTGCTGGAGGAAGACCTGAGCCAGTATCTGGGCCGGGCCGGATCGAAGACGCTCATGGATGACGACAAGCTGGAAGACGGCTTGCGCAAGATCGCGCGGAACACGGCGCAGGGCGAGATCGGCAAGAAGCCGGAAGTGACGGTGGTGATCTCGCGATTGTCGGCCTGA